In the genome of Andrena cerasifolii isolate SP2316 chromosome 5, iyAndCera1_principal, whole genome shotgun sequence, one region contains:
- the Synj gene encoding synaptojanin isoform X1: MAMGKGFRVYEKLKPPSPHSLILEQRNRKETVLFESQAVAVLSAEETDTLKGKYTKLLDAHGCLGVLQLNAGENTLLYLVLVTGCFSVGKVGESEVFRITQTHFVPLHYTQGNEDRVSEVRKVLNSGTFYFSWSAGHQEPLDITLSAQRRCKSTITDNRFFWNRMLHIHLLRFGVDTNHWLLKAMCGSVEIRTVYVGHRQARAVLVSRLSCERAGTRFNVRGTNDDGHVANFVETEQVIYLDNEVTSYVQTRGSVPLFWEQPGIQVGSHKVKISRGFEASAPAFDRHLDMIKQRYGQQVIVNLLGCSVIGSKEGEAMLSQLFQTRHNKSEHSDVPHILFDYHQECRGGNTKNLSKLKAKVEKYLESFSLFYAANNTVILEQTGTVRTNCLDCLDRTNCVQTFFALEILGKQLGLLKLLEKQQMVSRFEEVFRQMWINNGNEVSKIYAGTGAIQGSSKLMDGARSAARTIQNNLLDSSKQEAIDILLLGSTLNTELADRARLLLPSNLLHAPPSVLREMCKRYNEYVTTMNLRVSVGTYNVNGGKHFRSIVCKDVSLSDWLLDAPRKSSSLVSVEYDNVPVDIFAIGFEEIVDLNASNIMAASTDNAKAWAEELQKVLSRDTEYVLVTYQQLVGVCLYLFIRPMHAPYLRDVAVDCVKTGLGGATGNKGAAAIRCVLYSTSFCFVCAHFAAGQSQVNERNADYAEITRKITFPMGRTLNTHDYVFWCGDFNYRVDMDKDEMKEMIKRNEFDQILQYDQLRVQQDQGNVFKNFLEGPVNFAPTYKYDLFSDDYDTSEKCRQPAWTDRVLWKRRKQVPDIDSPTDWNPGNLIHYGRAELKQSDHRPVIAVIDVDIHCVEPEKREQVFKEVIQDLGPPDGTIVVKAVEESDDVGVSDDNFITALLQDLSHIGEVILVRYIGETIWVTFRDGQCALSAVRQGMTQVYGLTLKLSLKSPNWVQLMIEKEIALCSNTTVAQFTLGSPVRSPMQRLEQLELTERGSPSRGSPNGVVPPPRPAPPGRPSQPPKSPLQDRKQGPRAGVFSVLPNQFPAPLSRETIESEQSERLSPESAIYEEIMDGSPSYPIPNRPPPPLPRADTSQELSSRPPSSKPPPLPQRQAPPPPQHPPPSLPTSNVPPPIPARTSGGPPIPARNPH, from the exons ATGGCGATGGGCAAAGGGTTTCGCGTCTACGAAAAGCTAAAGCCGCCTAGCCCTCACTCCCTGATACTGGAGCAGCGAAACCGAAAGGAAACGGTTCTCTTCGAGTCGCAGGCGGTCGCCGTTCTGT CCGCTGAGGAGACCGATACTTTAAAGGGAAAGTATACGAAGCTCTTAGACGCCCACGGATGCTTGGGTGTCTTGCAATTGAATGCTGGGGAGAACACGCTGTTGTACCTTGTACTTGTTACTGGCTGCTTTTCAGTGGGTAAAGTCGGAGAGTCGGAAGTGTTCAGGATCACGCAGACGCATTTCGTACCGCTCCATTACACGCAGGGCAACGAGGATCGTGTATCGGAAGTCAGGAAGGTTCTGAACTCGGGTACATTCTATTTCTCGTGGTCCGCTGGACACCAGGAGCCCCTCGATATCACTCTCAGCGCGCAGAGGCGATGCAAATCCACGATAACTGACAATAGATTTTTCTG GAATCGAATGTTGCATATACATTTACTGAGATTCGGCGTGGACACGAATCACTGGTTACTTAAAGCAATGTGCGGCAGCGTTGAGATTCGAACTGTGTACGTGGGCCACAGGCAAGCTCGGGCTGTCCTCGTTTCTAGATTAAGTTGCGAACGTGCTGGCACCAG GTTTAACGTCAGGGGCACCAACGACGATGGCCACGTAGCGAATTTCGTAGAAACAGAGCAAGTGATATATTTAGACAACGAAGTAACCTCTTACGTCCAAACTAGAGGATCAGTCCCTCTGTTCTGGGAGCAACCTGGTATTCAAGTTGGTTCCCACAAAGTGAAGATCTCTCGCGGCTTCGAGGCTTCTGCGCCAGCTTTCGACAGACACCTGGATATGATCAAGCAAAGGTACGGGCAGCAGGTGATCGTGAATCTTCTTGGTTGCAGCGTGATCGGTAGCAAAGAAGGGGAGGCGATGCTGAGCCAGTTGTTCCAGACCCGTCACAATAAGTCGGAGCACAGCGATGTGCCTCACATTCTGTTCGACTACCACCAAGAATGTAGGGGCGGGAACACGAAGAACCTCTCGAAATTGAAAGCGAAGGTGGAGAAATATTTAGAATCCTTTTCGTTATTCTATGCCGCTAACAACACTGTTATCCTCGAGCAAACGGGGACCGTTAGAACGAATTGCCTCGACTGTTTGGACAGAACGAACTGCGTGCAAACGTTCTTCGCGCTGGAGATACTTGGCAAACAGCTTGGACTGTTAAAGCTGCTCGAGAAGCAGCAGATGGTCTCGAGGTTCGAGGAAGTATTTCGGCAAATGTGGATCAACAACGGGAACGAAGTGAGCAAGATATACGCTGGCACAGGGGCGATTCAGGGCAGCTCGAAACTGATGGACGGCGCGAGATCCGCGGCTAGAACGATACAAAATAACTTATTGGACTCCAGTAAACAGGAAGCTATCGATATCTTGCTACTGGGGTCGACTTTAAACACGGAGCTAGCGGACAGGGCTCGTTTACTTTTGCCATCCAATCTGCTACACGCTCCGCCGAGCGTCCTCAGGGAAATGTGCAAGAGGTACAACGAGTACGTGACCACGATGAATCTCAGAGTAAGCGTCGGCACTTACAATGTTAACGGGggaaagcattttcgaagcatAGTATGCAAAGACGTGTCCCTTTCTGATTGGTTGCTGGATGCTCCTCGTAAATCATCGT CTCTGGTATCCGTCGAATATGACAATGTTCCTGTAGATATATTTGCGATAGGGTTCGAAGAAATTGTCGATTTAAATGCTAGTAATATAATGGCCGCTAGTACCGATAACGCGAAAGCTTGGGCAGAGGAGCTGCAGAAAGTACTTTCCAGAGACACCGAATACGTTCTGGTGACGTACCAGCAATTAGTCGGCGTCTGCCTTTATCTGTTCATACGGCCTATGCACGCGCCTTATCTGAGAGACGTGGCCGTAGATTGCGTGAAGACCGGGTTAGGCGGCGCAACAGGTAACAAGGGAGCTGCAGCTATTAGATGCGTGTTATACTCGACATCTTTCTGTTTCGTTTGCGCTCACTTCGCTGCTGGGCAGTCGCAAGTTAACGAGCGTAATGCGGACTACGCGGAGATCACGCGTAAGATTACCTTCCCCATGGGAAGAACGTTGAATACGCACGATTACGTGTTCTGGTGCGGAGATTTTAATTACAGAGTTGATATGGATAAAGACGAGATGAAGGAAATGATCAAGAGGAACGAGTTCGATCAGATATTGCAGTATGATCAATTGAGG GTGCAACAGGATCAGgggaatgtttttaaaaatttcttggaAGGCCCTGTCAACTTCGCTCCGACATACAAATACGATCTTTTCTCGGACGACTACGACACCAGCGAAAAGTGCCGTCAGCCTGCGTGGACGGACAGGGTGCTGTGGAAGCGTAGAAAACAAGTACCCGATATCG ATTCGCCTACAGATTGGAACCCAGGGAACCTGATTCATTACGGTAGAGCGGAACTGAAGCAGAGCGATCATCGGCCAGTTATCGCGGTGATCGACGTGGACATCCATTGTGTCGAGCCCGAGAAGCGAGAGCAAGTGTTCAAGGAGGTGATTCAAGATTTAGGCCCGCCAGATGGTACCATAGTAGTGAAGGCAGTGGAGGAATCCGACGACGTTGGCGTGTCCGATGATAATTTCATAACGGCCCTGCTGCAAGACCTCTCCCACATCGGCGAGGTGATTCTCGTCAGATATATCGGTGAGACGATCTGGGTGACGTTCAGAGACGGCCAGTGCGCTTTATCGGCAGTAAGGCAGGGCATGACTCAAGTGTACGGTCTGACCTTGAAGTTATCTCTCAAATCCCCGAATTGGGTACAACTGATGATCGAGAAGGAGATAGCGCTGTGCAGCAACACCACTGTCGCGCAATTCACTCTGGGCTCTCCGGTGAGGAGCCCTATGCAAAGATTAGAACAGCTAGAGTTAACGGAACGAGGTTCCCCCAGTAGAGGTAGCCCAAACGGAGTGGTCCCGCCACCTAGACCAGCTCCACCAGGTCGGCCGTCTCAACCGCCTAAGAGCCCGCTGCAGGATCGAAAGCAAGGCCCGCGAGCTGGTGTATTCAGCGTGTTACCCAATCAATTCCCAGCCCCGCTGTCTAGGGAAACCATAGAGTCCGAACAGAGCGAGAGGCTATCGCCGGAATCTGCGATTTACGAGGAGATAATGGACGGATCTCCCAGTTACCCCATACCAAACCGTCCGCCGCCGCCACTGCCGCGTGCAGATACCTCGCAAGAATTATCTAGCAGGCCTCCCAGCTCCAAACCTCCTCCGTTGCCACAGAGACAAGCCCCTCCCCCGCCTCAACATCCTCCACCCAGTTTACCCACGTCGAACGTTCCACCGCCTATACCGGCAAGAACATCGGGTGGGCCACCTATTCCAGCCAGAAATCCACATTAA
- the Synj gene encoding synaptojanin isoform X2, whose protein sequence is MAMGKGFRVYEKLKPPSPHSLILEQRNRKETVLFESQAVAVLSAEETDTLKGKYTKLLDAHGCLGVLQLNAGENTLLYLVLVTGCFSVGKVGESEVFRITQTHFVPLHYTQGNEDRVSEVRKVLNSGTFYFSWSAGHQEPLDITLSAQRRCKSTITDNRFFWNRMLHIHLLRFGVDTNHWLLKAMCGSVEIRTVYVGHRQARAVLVSRLSCERAGTRFNVRGTNDDGHVANFVETEQVIYLDNEVTSYVQTRGSVPLFWEQPGIQVGSHKVKISRGFEASAPAFDRHLDMIKQRYGQQVIVNLLGCSVIGSKEGEAMLSQLFQTRHNKSEHSDVPHILFDYHQECRGGNTKNLSKLKAKVEKYLESFSLFYAANNTVILEQTGTVRTNCLDCLDRTNCVQTFFALEILGKQLGLLKLLEKQQMVSRFEEVFRQMWINNGNEVSKIYAGTGAIQGSSKLMDGARSAARTIQNNLLDSSKQEAIDILLLGSTLNTELADRARLLLPSNLLHAPPSVLREMCKRYNEYVTTMNLRVSVGTYNVNGGKHFRSIVCKDVSLSDWLLDAPRKSSSLVSVEYDNVPVDIFAIGFEEIVDLNASNIMAASTDNAKAWAEELQKVLSRDTEYVLVTYQQLVGVCLYLFIRPMHAPYLRDVAVDCVKTGLGGATGNKGAAAIRCVLYSTSFCFVCAHFAAGQSQVNERNADYAEITRKITFPMGRTLNTHDYVFWCGDFNYRVDMDKDEMKEMIKRNEFDQILQYDQLRVQQDQGNVFKNFLEGPVNFAPTYKYDLFSDDYDTSEKCRQPAWTDRVLWKRRKQVPDIDWNPGNLIHYGRAELKQSDHRPVIAVIDVDIHCVEPEKREQVFKEVIQDLGPPDGTIVVKAVEESDDVGVSDDNFITALLQDLSHIGEVILVRYIGETIWVTFRDGQCALSAVRQGMTQVYGLTLKLSLKSPNWVQLMIEKEIALCSNTTVAQFTLGSPVRSPMQRLEQLELTERGSPSRGSPNGVVPPPRPAPPGRPSQPPKSPLQDRKQGPRAGVFSVLPNQFPAPLSRETIESEQSERLSPESAIYEEIMDGSPSYPIPNRPPPPLPRADTSQELSSRPPSSKPPPLPQRQAPPPPQHPPPSLPTSNVPPPIPARTSGGPPIPARNPH, encoded by the exons ATGGCGATGGGCAAAGGGTTTCGCGTCTACGAAAAGCTAAAGCCGCCTAGCCCTCACTCCCTGATACTGGAGCAGCGAAACCGAAAGGAAACGGTTCTCTTCGAGTCGCAGGCGGTCGCCGTTCTGT CCGCTGAGGAGACCGATACTTTAAAGGGAAAGTATACGAAGCTCTTAGACGCCCACGGATGCTTGGGTGTCTTGCAATTGAATGCTGGGGAGAACACGCTGTTGTACCTTGTACTTGTTACTGGCTGCTTTTCAGTGGGTAAAGTCGGAGAGTCGGAAGTGTTCAGGATCACGCAGACGCATTTCGTACCGCTCCATTACACGCAGGGCAACGAGGATCGTGTATCGGAAGTCAGGAAGGTTCTGAACTCGGGTACATTCTATTTCTCGTGGTCCGCTGGACACCAGGAGCCCCTCGATATCACTCTCAGCGCGCAGAGGCGATGCAAATCCACGATAACTGACAATAGATTTTTCTG GAATCGAATGTTGCATATACATTTACTGAGATTCGGCGTGGACACGAATCACTGGTTACTTAAAGCAATGTGCGGCAGCGTTGAGATTCGAACTGTGTACGTGGGCCACAGGCAAGCTCGGGCTGTCCTCGTTTCTAGATTAAGTTGCGAACGTGCTGGCACCAG GTTTAACGTCAGGGGCACCAACGACGATGGCCACGTAGCGAATTTCGTAGAAACAGAGCAAGTGATATATTTAGACAACGAAGTAACCTCTTACGTCCAAACTAGAGGATCAGTCCCTCTGTTCTGGGAGCAACCTGGTATTCAAGTTGGTTCCCACAAAGTGAAGATCTCTCGCGGCTTCGAGGCTTCTGCGCCAGCTTTCGACAGACACCTGGATATGATCAAGCAAAGGTACGGGCAGCAGGTGATCGTGAATCTTCTTGGTTGCAGCGTGATCGGTAGCAAAGAAGGGGAGGCGATGCTGAGCCAGTTGTTCCAGACCCGTCACAATAAGTCGGAGCACAGCGATGTGCCTCACATTCTGTTCGACTACCACCAAGAATGTAGGGGCGGGAACACGAAGAACCTCTCGAAATTGAAAGCGAAGGTGGAGAAATATTTAGAATCCTTTTCGTTATTCTATGCCGCTAACAACACTGTTATCCTCGAGCAAACGGGGACCGTTAGAACGAATTGCCTCGACTGTTTGGACAGAACGAACTGCGTGCAAACGTTCTTCGCGCTGGAGATACTTGGCAAACAGCTTGGACTGTTAAAGCTGCTCGAGAAGCAGCAGATGGTCTCGAGGTTCGAGGAAGTATTTCGGCAAATGTGGATCAACAACGGGAACGAAGTGAGCAAGATATACGCTGGCACAGGGGCGATTCAGGGCAGCTCGAAACTGATGGACGGCGCGAGATCCGCGGCTAGAACGATACAAAATAACTTATTGGACTCCAGTAAACAGGAAGCTATCGATATCTTGCTACTGGGGTCGACTTTAAACACGGAGCTAGCGGACAGGGCTCGTTTACTTTTGCCATCCAATCTGCTACACGCTCCGCCGAGCGTCCTCAGGGAAATGTGCAAGAGGTACAACGAGTACGTGACCACGATGAATCTCAGAGTAAGCGTCGGCACTTACAATGTTAACGGGggaaagcattttcgaagcatAGTATGCAAAGACGTGTCCCTTTCTGATTGGTTGCTGGATGCTCCTCGTAAATCATCGT CTCTGGTATCCGTCGAATATGACAATGTTCCTGTAGATATATTTGCGATAGGGTTCGAAGAAATTGTCGATTTAAATGCTAGTAATATAATGGCCGCTAGTACCGATAACGCGAAAGCTTGGGCAGAGGAGCTGCAGAAAGTACTTTCCAGAGACACCGAATACGTTCTGGTGACGTACCAGCAATTAGTCGGCGTCTGCCTTTATCTGTTCATACGGCCTATGCACGCGCCTTATCTGAGAGACGTGGCCGTAGATTGCGTGAAGACCGGGTTAGGCGGCGCAACAGGTAACAAGGGAGCTGCAGCTATTAGATGCGTGTTATACTCGACATCTTTCTGTTTCGTTTGCGCTCACTTCGCTGCTGGGCAGTCGCAAGTTAACGAGCGTAATGCGGACTACGCGGAGATCACGCGTAAGATTACCTTCCCCATGGGAAGAACGTTGAATACGCACGATTACGTGTTCTGGTGCGGAGATTTTAATTACAGAGTTGATATGGATAAAGACGAGATGAAGGAAATGATCAAGAGGAACGAGTTCGATCAGATATTGCAGTATGATCAATTGAGG GTGCAACAGGATCAGgggaatgtttttaaaaatttcttggaAGGCCCTGTCAACTTCGCTCCGACATACAAATACGATCTTTTCTCGGACGACTACGACACCAGCGAAAAGTGCCGTCAGCCTGCGTGGACGGACAGGGTGCTGTGGAAGCGTAGAAAACAAGTACCCGATATCG ATTGGAACCCAGGGAACCTGATTCATTACGGTAGAGCGGAACTGAAGCAGAGCGATCATCGGCCAGTTATCGCGGTGATCGACGTGGACATCCATTGTGTCGAGCCCGAGAAGCGAGAGCAAGTGTTCAAGGAGGTGATTCAAGATTTAGGCCCGCCAGATGGTACCATAGTAGTGAAGGCAGTGGAGGAATCCGACGACGTTGGCGTGTCCGATGATAATTTCATAACGGCCCTGCTGCAAGACCTCTCCCACATCGGCGAGGTGATTCTCGTCAGATATATCGGTGAGACGATCTGGGTGACGTTCAGAGACGGCCAGTGCGCTTTATCGGCAGTAAGGCAGGGCATGACTCAAGTGTACGGTCTGACCTTGAAGTTATCTCTCAAATCCCCGAATTGGGTACAACTGATGATCGAGAAGGAGATAGCGCTGTGCAGCAACACCACTGTCGCGCAATTCACTCTGGGCTCTCCGGTGAGGAGCCCTATGCAAAGATTAGAACAGCTAGAGTTAACGGAACGAGGTTCCCCCAGTAGAGGTAGCCCAAACGGAGTGGTCCCGCCACCTAGACCAGCTCCACCAGGTCGGCCGTCTCAACCGCCTAAGAGCCCGCTGCAGGATCGAAAGCAAGGCCCGCGAGCTGGTGTATTCAGCGTGTTACCCAATCAATTCCCAGCCCCGCTGTCTAGGGAAACCATAGAGTCCGAACAGAGCGAGAGGCTATCGCCGGAATCTGCGATTTACGAGGAGATAATGGACGGATCTCCCAGTTACCCCATACCAAACCGTCCGCCGCCGCCACTGCCGCGTGCAGATACCTCGCAAGAATTATCTAGCAGGCCTCCCAGCTCCAAACCTCCTCCGTTGCCACAGAGACAAGCCCCTCCCCCGCCTCAACATCCTCCACCCAGTTTACCCACGTCGAACGTTCCACCGCCTATACCGGCAAGAACATCGGGTGGGCCACCTATTCCAGCCAGAAATCCACATTAA